In bacterium, the DNA window TGGGCGGCAAGCACGACCGCCTGCACGGTGATCCACTGGATCTTACGGTCTACGTCAAGAGTCTGACCGATGGACAGTTCAAGCTATCCACGCCGATGGGACAGGGGGCTCCGATGAACCTCGGCAAGATGGCACGGCTTGTGTGTGGCGGTATCGATATCGTCGTCGCGAGCAAGCGCACGCAGGTACTCGACCCCGAGCCGTTCCTGCTGCATGGTATCGACGTGGGCCGGTGCCGGATCGTCGGGGTGAAGTCGAGCGCGCACTTCCGGGCCGGATTCTCCGCAATCGCGAAACATATCGTCACAGCCGACCCACCGGGCATCACCACCTCGAATCTATCGAGCCTGCCGTATCGCCGACTGCGTAGGCCGATCTATCCGCTCGACGAGGAGACGATTTATAAGCCTGGCGGAATGGCTTGAGAAGCGGATCCATCACCCTGCCCCGGCCCGCCTGAGGACGGTCGACATCTTACGATCTGCCTTGGCCGTGGCGTGTGCCTGTTTCGGGCCCAGCGCGTATCAAGCGAAGTTGGTGAAGCCGACTACGGGCAAACGGGGGGAGATTGGTAAGGACCGTTCGTGGCGCCACCGCCTCGCGGTGGGACGAAACGTTGATGACTAAATCGACGTCCGCACCTCTTCATAGATCCGGAGAGGAGATGCGCCCCTCCGTGCGTAAGACAATAAGGAAAGCGTATGCTCCACTGGAACAATATGTCGGAGGCGACAGATGGACTGGATCGAAAGGTTCCTCCATATAAGCCCTGATGCGGGCAGCGGCTCATTGGAGCTAAGCATCGTAATCGGTGCGTTGATCGGCCTCACAATGATCTTGGTGGGAGTCGCTAAGGTAGTCCCGACCGTGCACTCGTGGTTCAATCGTGCACGCCAGCGTCAGTCTGACATGGTCACCCCGGAGCGAACGCAATAGCCCGACCGGAGTCGGACTCTACCGGTCTCCGTTTTGGTTCGCAGGACCGTACTTTGCGACCGATTCCTCAGCGATTCCGGCGTCGCCTAGATAGCGCCACCATCGATCGATGAATCGGCCAGCGTCCGGTCGAGCGCGTTCGAGGTGTCACGCATCAATACCAGATCAAGACCCTCCGCGGTTAGATCACCACACGCGGGATGACAGATAATCATAGTCCCTCATCATGAAGGTGACGCGTCGAAACATTTCGTCTCCTTTCCCGCGGAGAGGACGCCGACTCTTGGAAGCTGCGTAGTCTTATTGAGAGTCGCCGACTGATCTGGGCGTCGTACTCTGTCGTGCATTCCCGCTCGAGAAACCCGTCCGGGGCACCATACCCAATTCGCGCATGATGAAGGCGGTCAAATCAATCGCCACCTCCCCAGAATCGGGACCGTTCTCTCCAGAGATGGCGCCAGTTTCCCCATGCCAAAACAGTTTGTAGCATCGATACAGGATAGGCGCATCTGACGACGTGACAAAGCGCATTGCGGCGACCATCTTGCGGCATTGCCCCGACCACCCAACCTCCGACGCTAAGCATGCAAAAAACGTGGCCGGATAGGCTTCACCCTCCCGGAGGTTTTGGTAAGGAGACCACTCCGCCATGGCACGGGCCGTCTCCGGGTCGGTCGCATCTCCCCACTCGCCCAGCGCCGCCGGAAAGCGCTCGCGAAGCCGAAAAAAGTCGGTAAGTCCGCCAATGCCGGCAACAGCCCGGAACAGATCCGGCCGGCGTGCCAGGGTT includes these proteins:
- a CDS encoding MlrC C-terminal domain-containing protein gives rise to the protein NEMSDNPGGGAPGDGTHLLRAMVEAGLTDSAFGTMYDPEAADAAHNAGVGATLRVRLGGKHDRLHGDPLDLTVYVKSLTDGQFKLSTPMGQGAPMNLGKMARLVCGGIDIVVASKRTQVLDPEPFLLHGIDVGRCRIVGVKSSAHFRAGFSAIAKHIVTADPPGITTSNLSSLPYRRLRRPIYPLDEETIYKPGGMA